The segment GATGCTGAAGCTGTTCAAGTTTCCCGTGCAGGTCATCAGCAGCAAAAGGTTCGTCTTCAACTATCAAAATTTTCATGGGCGAAGTTTAATTACATTTGCCAAAATACTGAAATTATGCTCCGCTACCTGCTCTTTTTATTTGTGCTCGTTTTGTCTACCGGAACTAATGGCCAGTCAAAGTTTCACCGGTTACTGGACCAGGGCGGCCAATCCCTGCTGGATGGAGATATTCCACAAGCTAAAGTATTCCTGCAGCAAGCACTGAAGATCATCCCTGAGAAGCTTGATCCCGAAGAACGTTCTGTTTTTTACAATAATCTTGGAGTTGTTTATTATCAAACAGGCGAATACAAGCAATGCATCGATTGGTACCTGCAGGAGTTGGAAATATACAGAAAGGCAGGTAATGACAGCCTTGCAGCAGGAGCGCTGCACAATCTCGGACTCGTATATCACGAAATCGGGCTATCCAAAAAAGCTATGCAGGAATTACTTGGCTCAGCGCGGGATTTTGAACGGCTCGGTAACCAGAAAGAGCTTGCTTCGGCCTGGAATTCGATCGGGGTCATGCAGCTTGACCTCGGTAATTTCGAAAAGGCACTGACCTATCATGAACGGGCTCTTCGGATAAGAGAAAAAATAAGATACGCCAAGGGCATTGCGGATTCGTATAATAATATCGGAGATGTTCACCTGGCATGGAAACACTACGCCAAAGCGGAAATCTATTTACAGGAAGCGCTTCGTCAGAAAAAAGGGCTCGATAATCAGTCGAATTTGATTAACACCTTATGTTCACTGGGAAAATTATACATTGCTGTCGGAGAATCCAAAAAAGCATATAGCTACCTGCACGATGCCTATACGATTGGTAAAACCATCGGAAATTCACCAAAAGTAGCAGAGAGCATGTGCTACCTAGCGGCTTATTACAGCTCTCTGGGCGAAGAAAAAAAAGCCATGGAAATCTATCACCGGACACAGACTATGGCGCGAACTTCTTCCGATTGGACCTTATTGCAGGATGCATTGCAAGGAGAAATAGCGCTGATCGAAAATAAAAGGCCCGGTGTCGAAGTTGTTGAGAAATATCGTGAATTGCTGGCCACAAAAGAAAAGGTAACCAAGGAACTCAACAGCAAGGAATTGGCAAGACTGGAAATCTCCTACGATGTGGAGCGAAAAAATGCCGAATTAAAACTCAGGAGAAAACAGGCAAAGATCGATCGGCTGAGCAATCAACGTCTAACCGGCTGGCTCGTGGCGGTTGGAGGAATAGCCCTATTCGCAGGACTTGCATTTTACCAGACACAACGCCGGAAAAAACAAGAGGAAATACTCAGAAAACAAGCAGAAGACCTTCAAAGACAGGCCGAAATTCAACGGGACAAAATCAAACACCTGCACCAGGAATTGAGTCATCGCACAAAAAACTATTTCAGCATGCTCTCCGGCATTTTGAGATCTGACCGGAAGAAAGCATCGAATGAAGAAGTTATACGCGTTTTGGATATGAACATCCACCGATTGGAGGCAATGTCGAAGGTACAGGGCTATTTGCTTGTGAATTCAGAACAATGGGATAAGAATGTGCAACTGGATGCCTACCTCAATCATTTGATTTCCGAACTGCTGATGAACCTGTTGCCCGCAGAGAATGACCTGCAACTAGAAAAGGAACTGGACAGCATTTTTATAGATTATGATAAGGCAATGCGGATTGCAATTGTGTTGAATGAATTGATTTGCAATGCCATTGAGCATGGTTTGGCAGGTGTAACAAAACCTGTACTGGCCATTTCACTAAAAAGCCACGATAACAACGTCATACTGACAGTACAGGACAACGGCCCGGGTTTACCGGAAGAACTATTAAAATCAAAAACGGTAAAAGGGCGTGACATCATCAGTAAGTTGCTTTCTTCGGTTAATGGAGTGGTTACTTACCACAATGAAAATGGGTGTAAGGCGGCGGTGACAATTGCGCTCTGATAAAAAAGCCCGGGATCCCGATCATTTTCGGAACTCCCGGACTTTTCCTGTGTTAATCCTTATTTAATCTACCAGGACTGTTACCTGTACATCGTCGTGTACATGGACGGTGTCCGTTACGAGCGGTTCTCCACCCGGGGCAGTTACGCGGAAGTAATAAATCCCGGACGCAACTTCGCGGTCGTATTCGCCCGACGAATTGGTGTAACCGTGATTAATCTGCTGGTTGGTACCGTATTCGTAGGTCTCAACACCAGCACTATCAACGGCTACCAGCGTGTATTTCTTTTTCACCCTCACACGAATGATCGGGTCGTGGTCTCCTCCCGTTTTTTCAGGATCATTTTCTACAATGATTTGAGCTTTTCGGCTTTTTACCTCTTCTTTTTTACACGATACTGTTAGCGCTCCCATTCCCACAAGAATCAACAGGGAAGCGATCATGAACTTATTTGTTTTCATGCTAATTTGCTTTTAAACTGTTTTTAACTTGTTGTGAAGCCTGCCCGCCACTGGCGGATGCCGCACAACGATTCTGTTGGGAGAATATGCCTGCTCTGCTGTCGCCTCTTCTCCCGAAAGGGAAAGCATTGCAGGCATTTGTCAGAAGCTGGTCCGGGTTCCGGGGCCCGGTAGTGCACCTGTCTTCCTTTAGCTATCGGGAAGCGTTACCGGCGACTGACAGGACAAAGGTTGGTAAACAGCCGGGAGAAATCGTAGGACAGAAAAAAACTATGTCGAACCGATTTGTGAAATATGCAAGTAATTGATTTTCAAGAGGTTTAATTTTGAGTTTTTTTTGACCGGTATCCACTTTTTTATAACCGCAATGGAATCATTCGAAAAGCGAATGACATGTGTGAACCGATTTTCGCTATTTTCGTACGGAAGGATAAAAGCTCGGCATGAAAATTTTAATTGTGGAAGATGAGCCTTTCGCTGCGGAAGAACTACAGGAAAAGCTGGAGAAGCTAGAGAAGCCCGTTGTTGAGGTAACGGGCATTGCCGAAAGCTATGAAGAAGCGCTGGAATTGATTCGCCGCAATAAACCACAACTCGTGTTGGTGGACATCGAACTCAAAGGAGAACTGACAGGGATTGACTTATCGGAGGAATTGCAAAAACAGGGAATTCCCTTCCTGTATCTTACTGGCCTGGAAGAACTTGACGTTTATTATAAAGCCGAGAAAACCGGTTCTTTAAAATTCCTGTCAAAACCCATCGACCGTTACAATCTTCGTAACGCACTATTGGAAGCAGAAAAAGCAATTACCGATGAAAAGAAAGAAACGCTGCGTTTTTTTACAGTAAAAGCCGGTATACGAAAATCGCTTCATCCCGATCAGGTCGCTTACTTGAAAGGTGGCCGTTCCTATTGCGAAATCCATTTTATGGATCGATCTAAATGGGACATCTCGTTGAATCTTGGGAAGGTCGCCGAGCAAATAGATCATCCCGACTTCATTCGTATTCACAAGTCTTTCTTCGTCAATAAAAAGCATATTGAGCATATTGCCGCAAATTCGGTTCGACTCACCACGGGAATCGATTTAAACATCTCGCTTACCTATAAAAGGGAAGTGAAGCGAATGACGGAAAGACCCTAACCGATTCAATCGAACTTAGTCCCTGTTTTTTTTACTCCTATCAGTACTATTTCTTCATTTCGGAAATTGGAATTGCCGTTTGGGAAAGAATTTGTTGTGAGCATGTTTTTAGTTGGTGATGTTTGTTGAAAATTAAAAACATGGAGCGTTATAGAAATTTATCTGGAAATTCAGGAGTTTCCGGTTATGAAATCGGTACTGATTATATCAGAGTTGCATTTAACGGAAATCCCAAAATCTATTCATATTCGAATCGAGGAAGGGCAGGTAGAGTTCATGTTGACAATATGAAAAGATGTGCTGTAAATGGCTTAGGACTAAACTCCTATATCAACGAGCACGTAAAATACTTGTATGATTTATAATCGATACTCTAAGTAAGCATTAACAACGTTGGAGATCTCATAGATGAAACCTAAAATATTCACTGCGATACTTTTGTTTTTTAGCGCATACTCACCACTCTTCATCATTTTGGCAGTGAAAGATTTCGATTTTAATCAAACATTTTCTTTCAAGCATAAAGAAGCTATTTCTTGTTTATTGGGAATTTCTACGCTAAGTCTTGTATTATTGTTTTTTACAGTATCTGCTATCAGACCAGGTAATATGTCTGTAAGAATTTTAGAGATAAAGAACAGATCTTCGGATTTAATTAATTACACAATCCCATACATAGTGTCCTTTTTTGGATTCGATTTATCCAAAATTGAAGACGTTATATCTCTCTCAATATTCCTTTTTTTAATGCTATTTCTAACCATTAAAAGCAAATCAGTCTTTATAAATCCAATTTTACTGATTGCCGGATACAACTTGTACGATTTGGAATATGAGTTTGACCAAAAAAGAGCTTCAACCATAATAATCAGTAAACACGAAATGAAAATCGGGGAAAATTATTACTTAAGGAGCTTAACACGCTTCTTATATTTTGTAACAGAAAAAGACAACTCTGAAGATGACAAATAAAGAATTATTAAAAGATCTTAAAGGCTTAAATTATGATAATGCTAATGTTTCTTTAGCCATTGTTAAGGAGTATAAACGCGATCGTATATCACATTATGATGTGAAATATGTCCCAATCGATAAAAAACTGGAAAAACGACTTAGAACTGTCGTAGTAACTCACGTATCAAAGGCAAGAAGTGTTGATGATTATACTTATGATTGTCCTGAGCCAGAGGAAGATTTTGTCCGCTCAATTAAATACGAAGAAACAGATTTTTACAAAATCTTTGAGAAGCTAAAAGAATTAAATCCTGAAGAGGACATTATTGAAAATGTTGAGGAATTAGTAAAAGCCAAGGCTTACATGATCGTAATTAGAAATCGTGCAGGTATCCGATTAGTTGGATTTCGTACGTTACCTGAAAATTGGAAGATGAAAAAATCAAAGGGATTAATTAATCTTCTTTTTAAAGAAAATCGTTTTGAAGATTTACAAGAAGAAAATGTATTTAGCATTGCTCATAATATTGATATTCTTTATTTCAACGAAATGTTATTTATACTTTCAAAAAAAGGGTTTGAGAATGGGCTGAACTTTCGTGAAGGAATGATTAATAACGCGGTTAAGTTGTATGAAGAGTTTACTACTTTGAAATTATTTATAAATCTAGAACTTCTTCAGACAAAAGTTGGAAATAATCAACGGCAACTTCGAAAAATTGCAACCATTCGAAACTTGGGTCATTTCAGAGATTCCAATTTTTTATTGAAGTTACGACAGATAAACAAAAAAAAGGGTTGGAAAATTGAATTTGAAAATGAACAAATAATAATTTCAGAAGACACATGGGAGGATATTCTGACACTCTTGCAAAACAAAAGGCTTTATTCTGAATTAACGGATCAGGACTTTGATGTCGATAGCGTAAAACCATTGACTCTACCTCGAAGTTAGCATGATACCATCTTTGATCATTTAACAACTAACCCAATCATTATTCCCTTACCGTCCTCAATCTGAAAAAGCGGTTGTAGAAATTTACTTCACAACCGCTTTTTGTATTTTGAAATGGGTTCTACTGCTTCATGACCGAAAAAGATAAATCACTCTGGTTGAAGCCTGGATAAAATCAAACGAAATCAAGAAGTTAACGGGAGGTTAATCGCCGCTTCATCCCGGAGACATGCAGTGAAATCGAAAAAAAATGAAAAAAAGTGCTGCAAACCTTGCGAATTGAACAAATGAATTATTAGATTTGCAACCCGATTCCAAAAG is part of the Fluviicola sp. genome and harbors:
- a CDS encoding response regulator transcription factor, which gives rise to MKILIVEDEPFAAEELQEKLEKLEKPVVEVTGIAESYEEALELIRRNKPQLVLVDIELKGELTGIDLSEELQKQGIPFLYLTGLEELDVYYKAEKTGSLKFLSKPIDRYNLRNALLEAEKAITDEKKETLRFFTVKAGIRKSLHPDQVAYLKGGRSYCEIHFMDRSKWDISLNLGKVAEQIDHPDFIRIHKSFFVNKKHIEHIAANSVRLTTGIDLNISLTYKREVKRMTERP
- a CDS encoding tetratricopeptide repeat protein is translated as MLRYLLFLFVLVLSTGTNGQSKFHRLLDQGGQSLLDGDIPQAKVFLQQALKIIPEKLDPEERSVFYNNLGVVYYQTGEYKQCIDWYLQELEIYRKAGNDSLAAGALHNLGLVYHEIGLSKKAMQELLGSARDFERLGNQKELASAWNSIGVMQLDLGNFEKALTYHERALRIREKIRYAKGIADSYNNIGDVHLAWKHYAKAEIYLQEALRQKKGLDNQSNLINTLCSLGKLYIAVGESKKAYSYLHDAYTIGKTIGNSPKVAESMCYLAAYYSSLGEEKKAMEIYHRTQTMARTSSDWTLLQDALQGEIALIENKRPGVEVVEKYRELLATKEKVTKELNSKELARLEISYDVERKNAELKLRRKQAKIDRLSNQRLTGWLVAVGGIALFAGLAFYQTQRRKKQEEILRKQAEDLQRQAEIQRDKIKHLHQELSHRTKNYFSMLSGILRSDRKKASNEEVIRVLDMNIHRLEAMSKVQGYLLVNSEQWDKNVQLDAYLNHLISELLMNLLPAENDLQLEKELDSIFIDYDKAMRIAIVLNELICNAIEHGLAGVTKPVLAISLKSHDNNVILTVQDNGPGLPEELLKSKTVKGRDIISKLLSSVNGVVTYHNENGCKAAVTIAL
- a CDS encoding Kiwa anti-phage protein KwaB-like domain-containing protein; translation: MTNKELLKDLKGLNYDNANVSLAIVKEYKRDRISHYDVKYVPIDKKLEKRLRTVVVTHVSKARSVDDYTYDCPEPEEDFVRSIKYEETDFYKIFEKLKELNPEEDIIENVEELVKAKAYMIVIRNRAGIRLVGFRTLPENWKMKKSKGLINLLFKENRFEDLQEENVFSIAHNIDILYFNEMLFILSKKGFENGLNFREGMINNAVKLYEEFTTLKLFINLELLQTKVGNNQRQLRKIATIRNLGHFRDSNFLLKLRQINKKKGWKIEFENEQIIISEDTWEDILTLLQNKRLYSELTDQDFDVDSVKPLTLPRS